One Candidatus Planktophila limnetica DNA segment encodes these proteins:
- the rsmD gene encoding 16S rRNA (guanine(966)-N(2))-methyltransferase RsmD, with amino-acid sequence MRIIAGVAKGRSLSSVAGATRPTSDRAREAIFSTLTSEFGDFLGLHVLDLFSGSGAMGLEALSRGASLVHCVEKDDAAAKTISTNNALVQKAQPVGVFHLFHISAQKFVDTPAQNQYHFVYIDPPYDFADAELVQVLEKLLENNFYKDGAVIAVERASKSPQPVWPLGYEPSRTKVYGQASIYYANYAKNG; translated from the coding sequence ATGAGAATAATCGCAGGCGTTGCAAAGGGGCGGTCCTTATCAAGTGTTGCTGGCGCAACTAGACCAACTTCTGATCGCGCGCGAGAGGCAATTTTTTCAACACTGACATCTGAGTTCGGTGATTTTCTAGGACTACACGTTTTAGATTTATTTTCAGGATCTGGTGCGATGGGATTGGAAGCTCTTTCTCGTGGGGCTTCTCTGGTGCATTGTGTAGAAAAGGATGACGCAGCAGCCAAGACAATTTCGACAAACAATGCTTTAGTACAAAAAGCCCAACCTGTTGGAGTTTTCCACCTATTTCACATATCAGCGCAAAAATTCGTTGATACACCTGCGCAAAATCAATACCACTTTGTATACATAGATCCGCCTTATGATTTTGCAGATGCAGAACTAGTTCAGGTCTTAGAGAAACTGCTAGAAAATAATTTCTATAAAGATGGTGCAGTCATCGCAGTTGAGCGGGCATCAAAGTCGCCACAACCTGTGTGGCCACTGGGATATGAGCCTTCTCGAACAAAGGTCTACGGACAAGCCAGTATTTATTACGCCAATTACGCTAAGAATGGATAA